The Methanoregula boonei 6A8 genome has a window encoding:
- a CDS encoding prephenate dehydratase — translation MTVLTLGPEGTFSHELALRLKCDPIVLEPTIHSVFAGVAAGRGDGIVPIENSEAGAVGETMDGLSRYSLSITGEMYMPIHHNLASLVPLEKIRVIYAHPQTHEQCSTWLEELKEVPVIHTSSNAQSAIEAKKTPNAGAILSVSAAGIYHIPVIMEHVENNKENTTRFVKISKNPGPAPRAGKCSLLIDPDTDRAGLLYELLGVFAKRKINLTRIESRPSKRGMGKYVFFLDYAVNGSTDEAFSELESITTVRNLGCYPRIGVPP, via the coding sequence ATGACCGTACTCACCCTTGGCCCCGAAGGAACCTTCTCCCACGAGCTTGCGCTCCGGCTCAAATGCGACCCAATAGTACTCGAACCCACCATCCATTCTGTCTTTGCCGGCGTTGCAGCAGGCCGGGGCGACGGGATTGTCCCCATCGAAAACTCCGAGGCCGGCGCGGTGGGAGAGACCATGGACGGTCTTTCCCGGTACTCCCTTTCCATTACCGGGGAGATGTACATGCCCATCCACCACAACCTTGCCTCGCTTGTCCCGCTCGAAAAGATCCGTGTCATCTACGCCCATCCGCAGACCCATGAGCAGTGCAGCACGTGGCTCGAAGAGTTAAAGGAGGTGCCGGTGATCCACACAAGCAGCAATGCGCAAAGCGCGATTGAGGCCAAAAAGACCCCGAACGCCGGGGCTATTCTCTCGGTCTCGGCAGCAGGCATCTACCATATCCCTGTTATCATGGAACATGTGGAGAACAACAAAGAGAACACGACCCGGTTTGTAAAAATCTCAAAAAACCCCGGACCGGCCCCGCGGGCAGGAAAGTGCAGCCTCCTCATCGATCCCGACACCGACCGGGCCGGGCTGTTGTACGAGCTTCTCGGGGTCTTTGCCAAACGAAAGATCAACCTCACCCGGATCGAGTCCCGCCCGTCAAAGCGGGGCATGGGGAAGTACGTCTTCTTCCTGGATTACGCGGTAAACGGATCAACAGACGAGGCTTTTTCCGAACTCGAATCGATCACCACGGTCCGCAACCTCGGGTGCTACCCGCGGATAGGGGTGCCGCCATGA
- the aroA gene encoding 3-phosphoshikimate 1-carboxyvinyltransferase — MIVTLPARSGIELSVTTPPSKSYTHRALIAAALAQGRSTIVRPLMADDTKLTIASLMKLGVAIHADQHNIMLEGCDGSFPNTPGTVLDLDNSGTSLRLLASAALLATYPVTLTGSARMQERPLGPLAHTLNDLGGMVIFTKKEGYPPVTIGGRLLGGTATIDGSQSSQFASSVMMAAPYSKGPVDLTVTGTPASQSYLDITAGVMTDFGAVIRREGYRRFLVSNCNHYTGRTFVVEGDYSSASYFFALAAICGGKVTVAGLAPDSVQGDRLFLDALQRMGCEVTYAHDGVTVENQGPLTGITINMSSAPDTVQTLCMVAAVARTPTIITGIGHLKFKESDRIAVTADRLRMLGGIVTAERDRIVIQPATLHGGRIDPVNDHRTAMSFAVLGLGIGGITITGAECVNKSFPGFWEILSKVME; from the coding sequence ATGATCGTCACCCTCCCGGCCCGGAGCGGGATCGAACTTTCCGTCACCACCCCGCCCTCCAAGAGTTACACTCACCGCGCCCTGATAGCAGCAGCGCTTGCACAAGGGAGAAGCACGATTGTCCGCCCGCTCATGGCCGATGACACAAAACTCACCATTGCATCGCTCATGAAACTCGGTGTTGCGATCCACGCCGACCAGCACAATATCATGCTGGAAGGCTGCGATGGATCCTTCCCAAATACACCGGGAACAGTGCTTGACCTGGATAACTCCGGCACCTCGCTGCGCCTGCTTGCCTCGGCAGCCCTGCTCGCCACTTACCCGGTCACGCTCACCGGCAGCGCCCGGATGCAGGAGCGCCCGCTCGGGCCCCTTGCCCACACGCTTAACGACCTCGGGGGAATGGTCATCTTCACCAAAAAAGAGGGCTATCCCCCGGTCACCATCGGGGGCCGGCTCCTTGGCGGGACTGCCACAATTGACGGCTCGCAGAGCAGTCAGTTTGCCTCCTCGGTCATGATGGCGGCACCGTATTCAAAAGGCCCGGTGGACCTGACCGTTACAGGGACTCCTGCGTCGCAGTCGTACCTCGACATCACGGCCGGGGTTATGACGGACTTTGGCGCCGTGATCCGGCGCGAGGGCTACAGGCGGTTTTTGGTCAGCAACTGCAACCATTACACCGGGCGCACGTTTGTTGTTGAAGGGGACTACTCCTCTGCCTCGTACTTCTTTGCGCTTGCTGCGATCTGCGGGGGCAAAGTGACCGTAGCCGGCCTTGCCCCGGACTCTGTGCAGGGTGACCGGCTTTTCCTTGATGCACTCCAGCGGATGGGCTGCGAGGTGACCTATGCCCACGATGGGGTTACCGTGGAAAACCAGGGCCCGCTTACCGGGATCACGATCAATATGTCCTCGGCTCCCGACACGGTCCAGACACTCTGCATGGTGGCGGCAGTGGCAAGGACACCAACGATCATCACCGGCATCGGCCACCTGAAGTTCAAAGAGAGCGACCGGATCGCAGTCACCGCGGACCGGCTCAGGATGCTGGGCGGTATTGTAACCGCAGAAAGAGACCGTATCGTAATCCAGCCGGCTACCCTGCACGGCGGGAGGATCGACCCGGTAAACGACCACCGGACCGCGATGAGCTTTGCCGTGCTCGGCCTTGGGATCGGCGGGATCACGATCACCGGTGCAGAATGCGTAAACAAGTCCTTCCCCGGTTTTTGGGAAATACTCTCGAAGGTGATGGAATGA
- the aroC gene encoding chorismate synthase, with amino-acid sequence MNTFGSNFRITTFGESHGPAVGCVIDGCPPRLALSADDIQPLLDRRRPGTSPLSSARDEADTVEILSGVFEKMTTGTPIALLVRNQDMHSRDYDTIKEKFRPGHADFTYQAKYGIRDYRGGGRSSGRETVGRVAAGAVALKYLATKGIAVQGRIVAVHGKTDPQNIENEILGAKSAGDSVGGIAEITATGCSAGLGDPVFGKLDAGIAAAMMGIGAVKGVEIGDGFAVAERFGSENNDPMTAAGFQSNHAGGILGGISTGQDLVVRIAVKPTPSIAKVQHTRDIHGNATTITIGGRHDPCIVPRILPVAEAMLALVLIDAVLEQEKYR; translated from the coding sequence ATGAACACCTTTGGAAGCAATTTCCGCATAACAACCTTTGGCGAGAGCCACGGCCCGGCCGTGGGCTGCGTTATTGACGGGTGCCCGCCCCGGCTCGCACTTTCCGCGGATGACATCCAGCCGCTGCTGGACCGGCGCCGCCCGGGCACATCCCCCCTCTCCTCGGCACGGGACGAGGCAGACACCGTTGAGATCCTCTCGGGCGTATTTGAGAAGATGACCACGGGGACCCCGATTGCGCTCCTTGTGCGGAACCAGGATATGCACTCGCGCGATTACGATACGATAAAAGAGAAGTTCCGCCCGGGCCATGCGGATTTCACGTACCAGGCCAAGTACGGTATCCGGGACTACCGCGGCGGGGGCAGGAGCTCGGGGCGCGAGACCGTGGGCCGGGTTGCGGCAGGAGCGGTGGCCCTGAAGTACCTGGCCACAAAAGGGATCGCGGTCCAGGGCCGGATCGTGGCCGTGCACGGCAAAACCGATCCGCAGAATATCGAAAACGAGATCCTCGGGGCAAAGTCTGCCGGTGATTCTGTGGGCGGGATCGCGGAGATCACGGCCACCGGCTGCTCAGCGGGCCTGGGTGATCCCGTATTCGGGAAACTTGACGCAGGCATTGCAGCGGCCATGATGGGGATAGGCGCGGTCAAGGGTGTTGAGATTGGCGACGGCTTTGCCGTGGCAGAACGCTTCGGTAGCGAGAACAACGACCCGATGACCGCAGCCGGATTTCAAAGCAACCATGCCGGGGGGATCCTTGGGGGGATCTCCACAGGACAGGACCTCGTGGTGCGCATCGCGGTAAAACCCACGCCGTCCATTGCAAAAGTCCAGCATACCCGGGACATCCACGGGAACGCAACAACGATTACGATTGGCGGCCGGCACGACCCCTGCATCGTGCCCCGGATCCTCCCGGTGGCAGAGGCAATGCTCGCCCTCGTTCTCATCGACGCGGTGCTGGAGCAGGAAAAATACCGGTAA
- the aroE gene encoding shikimate dehydrogenase yields the protein MRKQVLPRFLGNTLEGDGMKRIVLFGYRGTGKTAIGTVLAQKLGVPFLDTDALVEQQAGRTIPEIFRDSGEAGFRAREREAVSGLPDRDAIIATGGGVVMDPANMEHLRKESVCVLLSADPNVIGHRLAHAPRPALTSLSPTDEITAMLKHRRPAYAAAADFCIDTGRTTAGEAAEKILTLLGAGSIPDTARHTAARWFAATPLPAPEKEELERKLLGPGYDPQTRFLGVAGWPCGHSKSPVLFNRLFEHYRLNCHYTRFEAPEIGPVMEMARLISAKGLSVTIPFKQDVMSYLDEIDEAAQKIGAVNTVVFACGRAYGWNTDWIGIRKPLAHLSGSRAVLLGAGGVAAAAAYALRDLDMEIIILNRTPEKARALAERTGCRFGAWDDFDRTNPDLVVNATSIGMQPDTGSPLRDDQLKKEMTVCDLVYTPPVTSLIAAARKAGCTTILGTETFVYQAQEQFRLFFGIDVPDTTIREILA from the coding sequence ATGCGTAAACAAGTCCTTCCCCGGTTTTTGGGAAATACTCTCGAAGGTGATGGAATGAAGAGGATCGTGCTCTTTGGGTACCGCGGCACGGGAAAGACCGCGATTGGCACGGTACTTGCACAGAAACTTGGCGTACCGTTTCTCGATACCGATGCGCTCGTGGAGCAGCAGGCCGGCCGGACCATTCCGGAGATCTTCCGCGACTCCGGGGAAGCGGGGTTCCGGGCACGGGAGCGTGAGGCCGTCTCCGGTCTCCCGGACCGGGACGCCATCATTGCCACCGGGGGCGGCGTGGTCATGGACCCGGCAAATATGGAGCATCTGCGAAAGGAGAGCGTCTGCGTGCTGCTCTCTGCTGACCCAAACGTTATCGGGCACCGGCTCGCACATGCCCCCCGCCCGGCGCTGACCAGTCTTTCTCCCACGGATGAGATTACAGCAATGCTCAAGCACCGCCGCCCGGCCTACGCAGCAGCAGCCGACTTCTGCATTGACACCGGCCGGACAACAGCCGGGGAGGCGGCCGAAAAGATCCTCACTCTTCTTGGGGCAGGGAGCATCCCGGATACGGCACGCCACACTGCGGCCCGCTGGTTTGCCGCAACGCCGCTTCCGGCACCTGAAAAGGAAGAACTGGAAAGAAAACTTCTTGGCCCCGGATACGATCCGCAGACCCGGTTTTTGGGCGTTGCCGGCTGGCCCTGCGGCCACAGCAAAAGCCCGGTTCTCTTCAACCGGCTCTTTGAACACTACCGGCTCAACTGCCATTACACCCGGTTTGAGGCGCCCGAAATCGGCCCTGTCATGGAGATGGCCCGGCTCATCAGTGCAAAAGGGCTTTCGGTCACGATCCCTTTTAAGCAGGACGTGATGTCGTACCTTGATGAAATCGATGAGGCAGCCCAAAAGATCGGGGCGGTAAACACCGTGGTCTTTGCCTGCGGAAGGGCGTACGGATGGAACACCGACTGGATCGGGATCAGAAAACCCCTTGCCCACCTTTCCGGCTCCCGCGCTGTACTGCTTGGCGCCGGCGGAGTTGCCGCTGCGGCAGCCTATGCGCTCAGGGACCTCGATATGGAAATTATTATCCTGAACCGGACGCCGGAAAAAGCCCGGGCGCTTGCGGAACGGACCGGCTGCCGCTTTGGGGCATGGGACGATTTCGACCGCACAAACCCGGACCTTGTGGTAAATGCAACATCAATCGGCATGCAGCCGGACACAGGAAGCCCGCTCCGGGACGATCAGCTCAAAAAGGAGATGACCGTATGTGATCTTGTGTACACCCCTCCGGTCACTTCCCTGATCGCGGCAGCACGAAAAGCAGGCTGCACCACCATTTTGGGCACCGAGACCTTTGTCTACCAGGCACAGGAGCAGTTCCGGCTCTTCTTTGGGATCGATGTGCCCGACACCACCATACGGGAGATACTGGCATGA